The segment CCATCAGGACACCAGTTCGTAGGCGGGAAGCGTGAGGAACTCGACGAAGTCATCGCCCGTCACCAGCTCGTCAATCAGCTTGCTGGCCGGCACGTAGTAGTCGGCGAAGGTCTGTTCGCTGACCTCGCCGCGCAGCCGTTCGGTCTCCTCGGCAAGCAGCTGGCGGACCAGGTCGACGGTGACCAGGTGCGAGGTGTCGGACAGCACCACCTGGTTGTGAATCTGCTGCCAGACCTGTGAACGGGAGATCTCAGCGGTGGCGGCGTCTTCCATCAGGTTATGAATCGCCACGGCGCCATTTCCGGACAGCCAGACGGCGGTATATGCGACGGCTACATACAGATTCGACCGCAGCCCGGCCTCGGTGACACTGCCGTCGGCGGAGCTGACGTCCAGCAGCTGAGCCGGAGTCACACTCACCTCTTCACGCAGTCTGTCGAGCTGGTTGGGCTTCTCGTCGAGGACCGAATCGAACACCTCACGGCAGATCGGCACCAGATCGGGATGGGCGACCCAGGAGCCATCGAAGCCATCCTTGGCTTCGCGGGTTTTGTCCGCCCGTACCTTGTCGAAGGCCTGGGCGGTGACATCGGGTTCCCGGCGATTCGGGATCACCGCCGCCATGCCGCCCATCGCGAATGCCCCGCGACGGTGGCAGGTCTTGACCAGCAGATCGGTGTACGCCCGCATGAACGGAGCCGTCATCGCAACGCTCGCCCGGTCTGGCATCACGAAAGCGGCCCCGGCCTCCCGGAAGTACTTGATGATGCTGAACAGGTAGTCCCAGCGGCCAGCGTTCAGGCCAGAAGCGTGATCGCGCAGCTCGTACAGGATCTCGTCCATCTGGAATGCGGCAGGAATGGTCTCGATCAGCACGGTGGCGCGAATCGTGCCCTGCTCGATTCCAAGCTCATTCTGGGCAAAGACGAAAACGTCGTTCCACAGCCGAGCCTCGAGATGGCTTTCAAGCTTCGGCAGGTAGTAGTACGGGCCACTGCCGGTGGCGAGCAGATGCTCGGCGTTATGGAAGAAGTGCAGCCCGAAGTCGACGAGGGCGCCGATTCCTGGCTCACCGTCAATCCGGACGTGATTCTCATTCAGGTGCCAGCCGCGCGGGCGGACGACGACGGTCGCCAGCTCGGCATCCGTGCGCAATGCGTACTGCTTACCGTTCTTGCCCGTGTGGCTCAGCTGACCGCGCGCGGCACCGTGCAGGTTGAGCTGCGCGTCGATGACGTTCGGCCAGGTGGGCGTGCTGGCGTCTTCGAGATCGGCCAGCCAGACTTTCGCCCCCGAGTTCAGGGCGTTGATCGCCATTTTGACCGGGGAGGCCGGGCCAGTCATTTCAACCCGGCGATTCGTAAGTTTCTCCGGCGCGGCAGCGACCGTCCAGTCACCTTCGCGCACGTCCTTGGTCGCGGTGAGGAAGTCCAGTCCACCGCCTGCCGCGGCCGCCCGCCGATCCTCCACGCGCCGGGCCAGCAACTCGTTGCGGGTCGCAGCGAATCTGGCATGCAACTTCTCCACGAAATCCAACGCCTCGGGCGTGAGGATCGTGTCGGCGCCGTCGATAGGCGAGTTGTCCGTGAGTGTAACTGTCATGTCACTGCCTTACTTGTTGTTTGCGTGCGCAACCGCGGCGACCGCGGCCGCCACATCAGGTGCAACCTGTGGATCGAAAACGCTCGGGACTATGAAGCTCGAGTTGAGCTCGTCGTCGCTGACCCGAGCCGCAATCGCCTCCGCCGCCGCAACCAGCATATTCGGGGTGATGTCGGATGCGCCGGCATCCAGCAGTCCGCGGAAGAACCCTGGGAAGGCGAGCACGTTATTGATCTGGTTCGGGAAGTCGCTCCGCCCGGTGGCGACGACCGCGGCATGCCGGGCGGCAATAACGGGGTCGATCTCCGGATCCGGGTTGGCCATCGCGAACACGATGGCGTCTTTCGCCATCGAGGCGATGTGGCTCTCGTCCAGGACGTTGGGCGCACTGACCCCGATGAAGACGTCTGCGCCGATCAGTGCCTTGTGCAGGCTGCCGGAGAAGTTCTCCGGGTTGGTGTTCTCGGCCAACCACTGCTTGGACTCGTTGTCGCCGGCGGTTTCTGCCGTGATGGCGCCGTTGCGTCCGCACGCGATGATGTGTTCGGCGCCCTCCGCCTTGAGCAGGCCGACGATGGCGGTGCCTGCGGCTCCGACGCCGGAGACCACGATCCGCACCTCGTCTATCGACTTGTTCACGACCCGGAGCGCATTCTTCAGCGCCGCCAGGGTGACGATGGCGGTGCCGTGCTGGTCGTCGTGGAAGACCGGGATGTCCAGTTCCTCGCGGAGCCGGTTTTCAATTTCGAAGCAGCGCGGAGCGGCGATGTCTTCGAGGTTGACGCCGCCGTAGACCGGGGCCAGCGCCTTGACGATGCTGATGATTTCCTCGGTGTCCTGTGTATCAAGGCACACCGGCCAGGCATCGACATCGGCGAACTGCTTGAACAGCGCGGCCTTGCCTTCCATCACCGGTAACGCGGCGGCCGGACCGATATTTCCCAGCCCCAGAACGGCGGAGCCGTCCGTGACCACTGCGATGGTGTTGCGCTTCACGGTCAGTCGGCGCGCATCCGCGGGGTTCTCGGCGATTGCCAGGCAGACTCGGGCAACACCCGGGGTGTAGGCGCGGGAAAGGTCATCCCGGTTGCGAAGTGCGACCTTGGAGACGACC is part of the Saxibacter everestensis genome and harbors:
- the aceB gene encoding malate synthase A, with translation MTVTLTDNSPIDGADTILTPEALDFVEKLHARFAATRNELLARRVEDRRAAAAGGGLDFLTATKDVREGDWTVAAAPEKLTNRRVEMTGPASPVKMAINALNSGAKVWLADLEDASTPTWPNVIDAQLNLHGAARGQLSHTGKNGKQYALRTDAELATVVVRPRGWHLNENHVRIDGEPGIGALVDFGLHFFHNAEHLLATGSGPYYYLPKLESHLEARLWNDVFVFAQNELGIEQGTIRATVLIETIPAAFQMDEILYELRDHASGLNAGRWDYLFSIIKYFREAGAAFVMPDRASVAMTAPFMRAYTDLLVKTCHRRGAFAMGGMAAVIPNRREPDVTAQAFDKVRADKTREAKDGFDGSWVAHPDLVPICREVFDSVLDEKPNQLDRLREEVSVTPAQLLDVSSADGSVTEAGLRSNLYVAVAYTAVWLSGNGAVAIHNLMEDAATAEISRSQVWQQIHNQVVLSDTSHLVTVDLVRQLLAEETERLRGEVSEQTFADYYVPASKLIDELVTGDDFVEFLTLPAYELVS
- a CDS encoding NAD-dependent malic enzyme, with product MASPSPGYSITLRVEAPASFTATSELAAAVASAGAAITALDVAESRHDSMVVDVSCNTVDADHGERVRDALDALEGVTVHKVSDRTFLMHLGGKLEVVSKVALRNRDDLSRAYTPGVARVCLAIAENPADARRLTVKRNTIAVVTDGSAVLGLGNIGPAAALPVMEGKAALFKQFADVDAWPVCLDTQDTEEIISIVKALAPVYGGVNLEDIAAPRCFEIENRLREELDIPVFHDDQHGTAIVTLAALKNALRVVNKSIDEVRIVVSGVGAAGTAIVGLLKAEGAEHIIACGRNGAITAETAGDNESKQWLAENTNPENFSGSLHKALIGADVFIGVSAPNVLDESHIASMAKDAIVFAMANPDPEIDPVIAARHAAVVATGRSDFPNQINNVLAFPGFFRGLLDAGASDITPNMLVAAAEAIAARVSDDELNSSFIVPSVFDPQVAPDVAAAVAAVAHANNK